The Meriones unguiculatus strain TT.TT164.6M chromosome 9, Bangor_MerUng_6.1, whole genome shotgun sequence genome window below encodes:
- the LOC110549697 gene encoding eosinophil cationic protein yields MGLKLLESQLCFLLLLGLLLKVPSFQVPPGLTPSRWFIIQHIRNSTTIQCNAAMLGVNRYTRRCKDINTFLHTRFANVVKECYNRDTNCKNERTICHDSSSQVSITYCNLTTPSANYIKCRYQTTHDVKSYTVACDSRTPQDKLTYPVVVVHLDGIF; encoded by the coding sequence ATGGGTCTGAAGCTGCTCGAGTCCCAACTAtgtttcctgctgctgctgggactTCTCCTGAAGGTGCCCTCATTCCAGGTTCCACCTGGTTTAACTCCTTCCCGGTGGTTTATAATCCAGCATATAAGGAATAGTACTACCATCCAATGTAATGCTGCAATGCTGGGAGTTAACAGATACACAAGAAGATGCAAGGACATAAATACTTTTCTTCATACACGTTTTGCTAATGTTGTTAAAGAGTGTTACAATAGAGATACTAACTGCAAGAACGAACGAACAATTTGTCATGATAGTTCATCTCAGGTATCTATAACTTACTGTAACCTCACAACTCCGTCGGCAAATTACATAAAATGCAGATACCAAACAACACACGACGTGAAGTCCTACACAGTGGCTTGTGACAGCAGAACCCCACAAGACAAGCTCACCTACCCAGTGGTCGTGGTTCACTTGGATGGGATATTTTAG